TACTGTGCCTAGTGAGAGTTGTTAAATTGTTGACCATATATGTGCATTATTCATTTGCGGTGCTGTTTTTCACTTGAGTCATCTACCCATCTGTATACCTCACGATCCGTGAAAGTGTTATGACATAGGAATAattaatacggagtataagaATAAGCCTTCCCAGGGAAAGTGTTACTGTACATTATATGAATCTCCTGATTCTGATGAGATTTTGTGCATGGAACTGCACTTACTATTTTCCATATGCGATGATAGAGGAAAAtgcatactccctccgtaccatATTTAGTGACAAGATATTCCATGGATCTAAATGTTTTTTGagtataaatacatccatatttgggcaaatttgaatcgCTTTCTGTGAAAGTGTTATGACATAGGAATAATCAATACGGAGTATAAGAATAAGCCTTCCCAGGTAAAGTGTTACTGTACATTATATGAATCTCCTGATTCTGATGAGATTTTGTGCATGGAACTGCACTTTATTTTCCATACGCGATGATAGAGGAAAAatgtatactccctccgtatcATATTTAGTGACGAAATAACATggatctagacgttttttttagtatagatacattcatatttggacaaatttgagtgactcaacggaggaagtacacaTTACAAGTGTGAATGTGAAATGTGGCGGCTGTGCAAATTTTTACTCCCTTCgatgtcttggatttagtacagaAGTACTCTAAGAGGGAGtatctgttttttctttgttccttTTTGTGTGGACACAAAAATTGCATATCGTGCTGTAATTCACACACAGCAAGGTGGCTTGGGATCAAACAGACTTGTGAGAACTTTAGTTAGATCGCTTTCGTTTGACGCAGCATATGGAACTGTGAGATTATCCAGTGTGTCATCTACTCATCTCTGCAGGTTCCAATGAGCAAATTGAGTTGGAAAAGTGGCTTCAGAAAGTTAAGGAGCTAATCAACATCAACATTATATACTCCGTCCGTCccgtattaagtgactttctattacatgtatttagacgctttttagacataaatacatccatatttggacaaatttgagtcacttaatatgggacggatggaACATTAGGAAAGAGTTATCTTTCACCCAAAATTTTGACGCATGATAAATACTTGCTTATCCAAATTTGGAAGCCTGAAGCAAGGTATAGGTTTGAGCATTTTTGCTGCTCATGTTGCATTCAATGAATTCCTTTTTTCAGACACCGGAAGAGAACGCCTCTCCAGTTAAAGATAGCAATCTTACTGATGGTAAGGAGGCCATCCATGGATACCTGATCTGAATGGAGATGACGAGGGTCGTCGTTTTCATCTGTGTTTTACACATGAATAACCTGACTAGCCATGCGTAGGGTACCGGCACAAGTCCATGCGCATAAATCACCCAAGTAATATTACTGATGATTTGCATTCATCAAACTATAGTTGTACATATGTATTATCGACTTTTCACATGTATTATGCTTTCATATTGATGCACATGTCTCACCTGATTAATACCACTACAGTTACCGTGTGTTTTATCAATTTTTCATGTGTATTGCGGTCTCATACCAGTAATATGCGGGTACAGGGCTTCTTCTGCATCCGAAGATGCACAGGCCCAATATTCAATGAATTCCTGGGGATCACAAAAGTTCGTGGAGCTTGCTGCTGTTACCGATCTCTAAAATTTGCAGCCATTTTCACTATGGTCTGTTCGAAAATCAGTTAGTATACAAACCGAGGGGATCAAACAACACTACGCACAAACAGAACTTGTACAGAGCTATTCAAGGTGAAGCGAGGAGCCAAAACATCACAAGGGCTGATGTACCGCTAAATGCCCAAGAAAGGAAAGCAAATGCTGTGGCGAGCTCAAATGTCCCACAAGGGAGGTGCGGATCCCTGCTGCAGAAGAATGCATCCCTATcaaaaagaacaacaacagctCCTGCAGAGCATGAAGCAGCGAATGACAGGATTGACGTTACCTGCATCACAAAGAATGATTGCCTCGCTACTTCAAAAGGAATCTTCAATGAGAATTTATCAAACACCATAGACGTAACATGTGTTCATAGACATGTGTCCAAAATCTAAATTTAAACTGAACTGCAGAATATGACTAGATGGGTCATGGGTCTCATCCTTGGTTCCTAATGCAACTACTCCATAAAAAACATCCAAGAACTTAATGTTGTCTTCCAGGTTTGCCTCAAATTGTTTTAATTAATTGGATGTGACCAAAAAGTGTTAACTGAAACTAAGAAAATGAGATTCATTCAACTTCGCATATAGAGTTTTCAGTAAATGCAATGCATTGTAGCTGAAAGTTTGCTGCTCTGTAATATTCCAATATAAGTTTTCAGTAAATGCAATCCATTGTCTGGTACTGCTATCTTAACATAATGTGCAATTACACAAACCAAAATGCTGCCTAACATGTTCCTCAGTACTGAGGGAATACAGGGGTCACAATATAAGGTACTTAAATAACATCACCTGAGAAATTAAATGAACTTAGAAGGTTTTAGGTTTGGCATTCAAAATGTGGCAAGTTATGTTGGATCAAATGAAGTGCAATAAAACATAGCATCCAAAGATCTAATAATAATCAAGGAATTACCCAATCGCCAACAACAAATAAGCTCACGAGAACAGCACTGCGGAGATCCTTCTCCAATTTCAAGGCATAGCCATCAAGACAGGCAAGCCCCAAGCTCCAGAGTGCTTGTAGTCCCATTGATGCGATCAAGTAGCTGAAATTTTGAGTTGTAACAAAATGGTTTACTGACTCAAAAAATTGTTACAGTAAACACACTTAGAACATAATTGGAAATCATGATGTACGCACTAGGACGGCTTCAATCCCAATTTCAAAGGTTGATGAACTTATTGCTAGTTGCATCAGTACATGTTTCATAAGTACCCACATGCACAATTTCACTCCCCTGATAGATGTCCTTAATTAAGCGTATGCATCAATATCCAGACTTAGTACAGAGTAGAGATGAATGCAACTTTGCTGATGATCAATTTTAAGGGAACGGCTATTCAGATCCTAGAACTTTGAGGCGCTGATGTATTTAGCAGATGTACTTTATCTCCTAGGGCTCCCAAGTCAAAGTGCCGAACCTGTAGCCTCCTGACCAAATCTGTTCTGCCGCCGGTCAATTTTAAGTTAATCGAtattcagaatttcagatcCCATGCATTTGGGCATGGAAGTAGATGTACTTCCACAGAGAACCTAACTATACAACCACCAACGAgtaggaaacaaaaatctgCTTGCCGGCTTATACAATGTCACACCTACTACTGGAGCTTATAAAATGCCATACCCAATAGATCATGGCCAAGCAGTAATCACGCGATACAATACGCGGTAAAGGGCGCTATCGTTAATCGGAGATGGATAGCGCAAATCCGGGCGTTTGGGAGGGAAAGGGGGTACCAGAAGGCAGTGTAGTTGGCGAAGTCGCGCGCGGAGGCCATGACGCAGAcggacgcggcggcgaaggcgaacTGGGACAGCCGCAGCGCCAGGCCGCTCCACGACCCGGGGCTCCCGGCCAGCTCCCTCATCTCAACCGGCCTGGCctccgaccgccgcccgctcAGACGTCGGGTCCGCGATCGGCGGCCATGCGGGCGGTATTGGAGGCGGCCGAGGGCGGGGGGTCTCGGTCGGTGGTCCCCGCCGGCGTGCGCAAAGGGGCGGCGGAAAGTTAGCGCTCGCTTTGCCCAATGCCTAGGTGCTGGGTGCTGCGGCCTGCTGCGGGGTCGAGAGTTTTCTATTTTCCCCAAAGGAGACAACGGGAGAGTCGGGGAGGAGACTTTTGGGATGGATTTGGAGAAATGTGGCGCGTCCTTGGAACGCCGcctgccgtgccgtgccgtgccgcggcggcgacaaaAGTTGGTGCGCAGCCGCTCGGGATGACAGTTGAAGACCGGATCGCGAGCTGTGGACTCTGGTGCGTTTGTTTGGTCATGCGATGGGGATTTGGGATTTGGGAAACGGCGTACGCCGGTTAACGGCGCCGGCCGGACTGGACGCGGTTGCTTGCGTTGATGGCTTCATATTCTTGACTGATCGGATGACCTTTTCTACCAGCCTAGTACACGGTGCAAGACGAACACAACAGAACAACGTTACTTACCATTGCTACCAACAAAAGTCGTTTTTGAGATTTCGAAGAAATTAGCCATCATCTGTTTCACTTAGGTCCAAAGACACCTTCCAATAATCGTTGATCATCGCGGTCACTCGGGCAATAGGCACGAAGGTGCTTCTGAACATAAAATTATGCATGCTATAGTCGTTCGTGCTAGGCATTTTCCGATCGAAAACTTTATAAAGGTTAAGAGATGACGTCAAAAGTTTGACGAGGACATGAGGGATGAATGAATCAACGCTGCCATCGTTGCGAGCCCACAAAAGCGGCTAGTCGTCCGACCGtgcaatttgttttttgttttttcaatttgtttttttttagaatctattttttcaatttggttgtcacatttttttttccgagggCTTCGTTTGTCGCTTTCTCCTAGGCTTTATGCAAATGTACATTTCCATTCCCTAAGCCCAGCAATCCATCAATGCCAGCCAATCCATGAGAACAATGCTGGGCCGGTGAGAACTGTAGGCCTAATCACTTGACTGGTACCGTATTGACGGCCTGTTAGCCCTGTTCGGCCTGGTTCCCTGATGAAGTTGAATGGGAGGCAAGTATCAGCCTATTCTGAAGTTTCACTAAAAAATGTTCTACAGTTTCtcataataataatataataACAATCTGATTGTGCTAAAGAAAGGTTACGCGTCGTTGGGTATTTTTTTCGAACGATCAGCTACCTCTCTTGATCCTCACATTGTTAGTTTGTAACGTTTGACCATTGCAACATAAAAACCTTATTTCAACAATTTATGTGCATGTATGTAACGTCGTAACACATTAAAACTTTGCGATATTTTAGTTGGACTCATGCAACAAAACATCATGTACATGTAGCAAATCCCCACTCATTCAACAGCCAACTGAAAAAAATGGGTAGCACCATATGCAACGGAAAAACAATGTAAGCAACATTTGGAAACGGCGCAAGCAATAGTGCAAAAACACAT
The Brachypodium distachyon strain Bd21 chromosome 2, Brachypodium_distachyon_v3.0, whole genome shotgun sequence genome window above contains:
- the LOC100822833 gene encoding CASP-like protein 5B1, encoding MRELAGSPGSWSGLALRLSQFAFAAASVCVMASARDFANYTAFCYLIASMGLQALWSLGLACLDGYALKLEKDLRSAVLVSLFVVGDWVTSILSFAASCSAGAVVVLFDRDAFFCSRDPHLPCGTFELATAFAFLSWAFSGTSALVMFWLLASP